In a genomic window of Octopus sinensis linkage group LG16, ASM634580v1, whole genome shotgun sequence:
- the LOC115220458 gene encoding protein PRQFV-amide-like isoform X7, with translation MRIYLSVYIVVILSASVWGQVKNGHLIDKQDPDTMLLGNRNDEHHLYVDKRDPDPMFIDKRDPDPFFVGKRDPDPFFVGKRDLDPFFVGKRDQDPFFVGKRGRDHLFVGRRVPDPFFVGKKDPDTSFVGKRDPDPIFVGKRDPNTLYIRKRNPDPFSVGKRDPDPFFVGKRDPDPFFVGKRHSEPFFLGKRDSDPLFVGKRDPDPFFVGKRDSDPFFVGKRNPDPMFVGKRSEYPLSVENSLHRLFVNKRRTEENPLLASIQVPLFRRKQNYHDQKLETPLFVGKRDDDPLFVGKRDDDPLFVGKRGYINQLPTHDYLDQDISNKPGDPIYDDNVIYTGKPFHGEPLFGGKQYPDHTFLNKPDDPIIISKRVHYDSVSAGKRQNDHPLFPRKRNSRSVYTNIHEPDLIFRSLRNNDTFLTGKQKPASFPSAFVAPFSRETVFGRKREQDPMFVGKREENPMFVGKREDDPVFVGKREDPMFVGKRGKEPMFVGKRDEDPMFVGKREKEPMIVGKREDPMFIGKRGKEPMFVGKRNPRFVGKRDDPMFVGKREKNPMFVRKREDPMFIGRREEDPVFVGKREEDPVFVGKRGVDPMFVGKRGEDPMFVGKRESHMFVGKREKEPMFVGKREDPMFVGKRRDPMFVGKREDPMFVGKREDPMFVGKREDPMFVGKREDPMFIGKREDPMFVGKREEPMFVGKREDPMFIGKREDPMFVGKREEPMFIGKREDPMFVGKREDPMFIGKKEDPMFVGKREDPMFVGKREDPMFIGKKEDPMFVGKREDPMFVGKREDPMFVGKREDPMFIGKKEDPMFVGKREDPMFVGKKEDPMFVGKRDPMFVGKREDPMFVGKREDPMFVGKREDPMFVGKREDPMFVGKREDPMFIGKREDPMFVGKREDPMFIGKREEPMFVGKREDPMFIGKRQEPMFVGKREDPMFVGKREEPMFVGKREDPMFVGKREDPMFVGKREDPMFVGKREDPMFIGKREDPMFVGKREDPMFIGKREEPMFVGKREDPMFVGKREDPMFIGKREDPMFVGKREDPMFIGKREEPMFVGKRENPMFVGKRDDPLFDGKREDPMFVGKRENPMFVGKREKNPLFVGKREHITELLSKGGFSGTHSGNRPYQYVIGKSKYNPGLVRKRKLRLMNLVTHNKNSLKVDHQVSKDKRELESVTRNKPIFRRNEESSADKISRSRSNFLLGIKRYPGPSFVSKTIKYPQSRYTLLSDKRDEDPLFVGKRIVGRNYLTANRKFAAKRRQKFKRTAAKPSNTISLHKRNFSHTMLVKRYLGIQDPSSPVIELPNAHNPSNSVKPSKKLSKKNLHMPLNVLYTLPMKSDSINNFKDTNRTDYGEQNSLGLSKTDLTSKVISRRSSSQPSSHKFKEGKINAVRVNKGKIENPYEKHADTLSHSGDAIENSQRLMSSTAKEDNHGDKTDLRDVEIPVR, from the exons ATAAACAGGATCCGGACACAATGTTGTTAGGTAATCGGAACGACGAACATCATTTATATGTTGATAAACGAGATCCAGACCCCATGTTTATAGATAAAAGGGATCCAGATCCTTTTTTTGTAGGAAAACGGGACCCAGATCCATTTTTTGTGGGAAAACGGGACCTAGATCCATTTTTTGTGGGGAAAAGGGATCAAGATCCTTTTTTTGTAGGAAAACGGGGTCGGGACCACCTTTTTGTTGGTAGACGGGTTCCAGATCCATTCTTTGTAGGTAAAAAGGATCCAGACACTTCATTTGTCGGTAAACGGGATCCAGACCCCATCTTCGTTGGTAAAAGGGATCCAAACACTTTATATATAAGGAAGAGAAATCCTGACCCTTTTTCTGTAGGTAAAAGAGACCCAGACCCTTTCTTTGTTGGTAAACGAGACCCAGATCCGTTTTTTGTAGGTAAACGACATTCAGAACCCTTTTTTCTAGGCAAACGAGATTCAGACCCCCTTTTTGTAGGTAAACGAGATCCAGACCCCTTTTTTGTTGGTAAACGAGATTCAGATCCCTTTTTTGTTGGTAAACGAAATCCAGATCCCATGTTTGTAG GCAAAAGGAGTGAATACCCTCTCTCCGTTGAGAATTCACTCCATCGGTTATTTGTAAACAAACGACGTACGGAGGAAAATCCCTTGTTAGCAAGTATACAAGTTCCATTATTTAGAAGAAAACAGAATTATCATGACCAAAAGCTAGAAACTCCTTTATTTGTAGGCAAACGAGATGATGATCCTCTTTTTGTAGGCAAACGAGATGATGACCCCTTATTTGTAGGAAAAAGAGGTTATATTAATCAGTTACCTACACATGATTATCTTGACCAGGACATATCAAACAAGCCAGGCGATCCCATATACGAtgataatgtaatatatacaggCAAACCATTCCATGGTGAGCCCTTATTTGGAGGAAAACAATATCCGGATCACACGTTTTTAAACAAACCAGATGATCCCATTATTATAAGCAAACGAGTTCATTATGATTCTGTATCGGCAGGCAAACGACAAAACGATCATCCCTTATTTCCCAGAAAGCGAAATTCAAGATCTGTATACACTAATATACATGAACCGGATCTAATATTTCGTTCTTTACGAAATAACGATACGTTTTTAACGGGAAAACAAAAGCCGGCGTCATTTCCCTCAGCTTTCGTTGCACCATTTTCCAGGGAGACTGTATTTGGTCGTAAAAGAGAGCAGGATCCAATGTTTGTCGGTAAACGTGAGGAAAATCCCATGTTTGTTGGAAAACGAGAGGATGATCCTGTGTTTGTCGGTAAACGAGAAGATCCTATGTTTGTCGGGAAACGGGGGAAAGAACCTATGTTTGTTGGTAAACGTGATGAAGATCCAATGTTTGttggtaaaagagagaaagagcctATGATTGTTGGTAAACGTGAAGATCCAATGTTTATCGGTAAACGGGGGAAAGAGCCTATGTTTGTCGGTAAAAGAAATCCTAGGTTTGTAGGTAAACGAGACGATCCAATGTTTGTGGGTAAACGAGAGAAGAACCCTATGTTTGTCAGGAAACGAGAAGATCCTATGTTTATCGGTAGACGAGAGGAGGATCCAGTGTTTGTCGGTAAACGAGAGGAAGATCCTGTATTCGTTGGCAAACGAGGGGTGGATCCTATGTTCGTGGGTAAACGAGGGGAAGATCCCATGTTTGTCGGTAAAAGAGAAAGTCATATGTTTGTTGGTAAACGAGAGAAAGAGCCTATGTTTGTTGGTAAACGAGAAGATCCGATGTTTGTCGGTAAAAGAAGAGATCCCATGTTTGTTGGTAAGAGAGAAGATCCGATGTTTGTCGGTAAAAGAGAAGATCCTATGTTTGTTGGTAAAAGAGAAGATCCTATGTTTGTCGGTAAAAGAGAAGATCCTAT GTTCATCGGTAAAAGAGAAGACCCCATGTTTGTCGGTAAAAGAGAAGAGCCTATGTTTGTTG GTAAAAGAGAAGATCCCATGTTTATAGGTAAAAGAGAAGATCCTATGTTTGTAGGTAAAAGAGAGGAACCTATGTTCATCGGTAAAAGAGAAGACCCCAT GTTTGTCGGTAAAAGAGAAGATCCTATGTTCATCGGTAAAAAAGAAGATCCCATGTTTGTCGGTAAAAGAGAGGATCCCATGTTTGTGGGTAAAAGAGAAGATCCCATGTTCATCGGTAAAAAAGAAGATCCTATGTTCGTTGGTAAAAGAGAAGATCCCATGTTTGTTGGTAAAAGAGAAGATCCCATGTTTGTTGGTAAAAGAGAAGATCCTATGTTTATCGGTAAAAAAGAAGATCCTATGTTCGTTG GTAAAAGAGAAGATCCCATGTTTGTCGGTAAAAAAGAAGATCCTATGTTCGTTGGTAAAAGAGATCCTATGTTTGTCGGTAAAAGAGAAGATCCTATGTTCGTTG GTAAAAGAGAAGATCCCATGTTTGTCGGTAAAAGAGAAGATCCCATGTTTGTCGGTAAAAGAGAAGATCCCATGTTTGTCGGTAAAAGAGAAGATCCAATGTTTATAGGTAAAAGAGAAGATCCTATGTTTGTTGGTAAAAGAGAAGATCCCATGTTCATCGGTAAAAGAGAAGAGCCTATGTTTGTCG GTAAAAGAGAAGATCCTATGTTCATCGGTAAAAGACAAGAACCTATGTTTGTCGGTAAAAGAGAAGATCCCATGTTTGTTGGTAAAAGAGAAGAGCCTATGTTTGTTGGTAAAAGAGAAGATCCCATGTTTGTTGGTAAAAGAGAAGATCCCATGTTTGTCGGTAAAAGAGAAGATCCTATGTTTGTAGGTAAAAGAGAGGATCCTATGTTCATCGGTAAAAGAGAAGACCCCATGTTTGTCG GTAAAAGAGAAGATCCCATGTTCATCGGTAAAAGAGAAGAGCCTATGTTTGTCGGTAAAAGAGAAGATCCCATGTTTGTTGGTAAAAGAGAAGATCCCATGTTCATCGGTAAAAGAGAAGATCCCATGTTTGTCGGTAAAAGAGAAGATCCCATGTTTATAGGTAAAAGAGAAGAGCCTATGTTTGTCGGTAAAAGAGAAAATCCTATGTTTGTTGGTAAAAGAGATGATCCCTTGTTTGACGGTAAAAGAGAAGATCCTATGTTTGTGGGTAAAAGAGAAAACCCTATGTTTGTTG GTAAACGAGAGAAAAATCCTTTGTTCGTTGGCAAACGTGAGCACATCACAGAATTACTCAGTAAAGGAGGGTTTAGTGGGACCCATTCTGGAAATAGACCTTACCAATATGTTATAGGTAAGTCAAAGTACAATCCTGGTCTTGTAAGAAAACGAAAATTGCGCCTTATGAATTTAGTTACACACAACAAAAATTCTCTAAAAGTCGATCATCAAGTATCTAAGGACAAACGGGAGTTAGAATCTGTAACTAGAAATAAACCTATttttagaagaaatgaagaatcTTCTGCAGATAAAATTTCGCGTTCGCGGTCAAATTTTTTACTTGGGATTAAGCGATATCCAGGGCCTTCTTTTGTAAGTAAAACAATTAAATATCCCCAGAGTCGATATACCTTGTTATCAGATAAACGAGATGAGGATCCCTTATTTGTTGGTAAACGAATTGTAGGTAGAAATTACTTAACTGCTAATCGTAAGTTTGCTGCTAAAAGGCGCCAAAAGTTTAAACGTACGGCAGCAAAACCTTCTAATACGATTTCTCTACATAAACGGAACTTCAGCCATACAATGTTAGTAAAACGGTATTTAGGAATTCAAGATCCATCGTCCCCAGTCATAGAGTTACCAAATGCCCATAATCCCTCAAATTCAGTTAAGCCCTCTAAGAAATTAtctaaaaaaaatcttcatatgccgttaaatgttttatatactttACCGATGAAAAGTGATAGCATTAATAATTTTAAAGACACAAATAGAACTGATTATGGAGAACAGAATTCACTAGGGTTGAGTAAAACCGATCTCACATCCAAAGTGATATCGCGAAGATCTTCGTCACAACCCTCTTCACATAAgttcaaagaaggaaaaattaACGCTGTACGTGTTAATAAAGGAAAAATCGAGAACCCGTACGAAAAACATGCTGACACATTGTCACATTCTGGTGATGCCATTGAGAATTCTCAAAGATTAATGAGTTCAACAGCGAAAGAAGACAATCATGGTGATAAAACTGATCTGAGAGACGTTGAAATTCCAGTGCGATGA
- the LOC115220458 gene encoding protein PRQFV-amide-like isoform X47, producing the protein MRIYLSVYIVVILSASVWGQVKNGHLIDKQDPDTMLLGNRNDEHHLYVDKRDPDPMFIDKRDPDPFFVGKRDPDPFFVGKRDLDPFFVGKRDQDPFFVGKRGRDHLFVGRRVPDPFFVGKKDPDTSFVGKRDPDPIFVGKRDPNTLYIRKRNPDPFSVGKRDPDPFFVGKRDPDPFFVGKRHSEPFFLGKRDSDPLFVGKRDPDPFFVGKRDSDPFFVGKRNPDPMFVGKRDEDPMFVGKRSEYPLSVENSLHRLFVNKRRTEENPLLASIQVPLFRRKQNYHDQKLETPLFVGKRDDDPLFVGKRDDDPLFVGKRGYINQLPTHDYLDQDISNKPGDPIYDDNVIYTGKPFHGEPLFGGKQYPDHTFLNKPDDPIIISKRVHYDSVSAGKRQNDHPLFPRKRNSRSVYTNIHEPDLIFRSLRNNDTFLTGKQKPASFPSAFVAPFSRETVFGRKREQDPMFVGKREENPMFVGKREDDPVFVGKREDPMFVGKRGKEPMFVGKRDEDPMFVGKREKEPMIVGKREDPMFIGKRGKEPMFVGKRNPRFVGKRDDPMFVGKREKNPMFVRKREDPMFIGRREEDPVFVGKREEDPVFVGKRGVDPMFVGKRGEDPMFVGKRESHMFVGKREKEPMFVGKREDPMFVGKRRDPMFVGKREDPMFVGKREDPMFVGKREDPMFVGKREDPMFIGKREDPMFVGKREEPMFVGKREDPMFVGKREDPMFVGKREDPMFVGKREDPMFIGKREDPMFVGKREDPMFIGKREEPMFVGKREDPMFIGKRQEPMFVGKREDPMFVGKREEPMFVGKREDPMFVGKREDPMFVGKREDPMFVGKREDPMFIGKREDPMFVGKREDPMFIGKREEPMFVGKREDPMFVGKREDPMFIGKREDPMFVGKREDPMFIGKREEPMFVGKRENPMFVGKRDDPLFDGKREDPMFVGKRENPMFVGKREKNPLFVGKREHITELLSKGGFSGTHSGNRPYQYVIGKSKYNPGLVRKRKLRLMNLVTHNKNSLKVDHQVSKDKRELESVTRNKPIFRRNEESSADKISRSRSNFLLGIKRYPGPSFVSKTIKYPQSRYTLLSDKRDEDPLFVGKRIVGRNYLTANRKFAAKRRQKFKRTAAKPSNTISLHKRNFSHTMLVKRYLGIQDPSSPVIELPNAHNPSNSVKPSKKLSKKNLHMPLNVLYTLPMKSDSINNFKDTNRTDYGEQNSLGLSKTDLTSKVISRRSSSQPSSHKFKEGKINAVRVNKGKIENPYEKHADTLSHSGDAIENSQRLMSSTAKEDNHGDKTDLRDVEIPVR; encoded by the exons ATAAACAGGATCCGGACACAATGTTGTTAGGTAATCGGAACGACGAACATCATTTATATGTTGATAAACGAGATCCAGACCCCATGTTTATAGATAAAAGGGATCCAGATCCTTTTTTTGTAGGAAAACGGGACCCAGATCCATTTTTTGTGGGAAAACGGGACCTAGATCCATTTTTTGTGGGGAAAAGGGATCAAGATCCTTTTTTTGTAGGAAAACGGGGTCGGGACCACCTTTTTGTTGGTAGACGGGTTCCAGATCCATTCTTTGTAGGTAAAAAGGATCCAGACACTTCATTTGTCGGTAAACGGGATCCAGACCCCATCTTCGTTGGTAAAAGGGATCCAAACACTTTATATATAAGGAAGAGAAATCCTGACCCTTTTTCTGTAGGTAAAAGAGACCCAGACCCTTTCTTTGTTGGTAAACGAGACCCAGATCCGTTTTTTGTAGGTAAACGACATTCAGAACCCTTTTTTCTAGGCAAACGAGATTCAGACCCCCTTTTTGTAGGTAAACGAGATCCAGACCCCTTTTTTGTTGGTAAACGAGATTCAGATCCCTTTTTTGTTGGTAAACGAAATCCAGATCCCATGTTTGTAGGTAAAAGGGACGAAGATCCCATGTTTGTAGGCAAAAGGAGTGAATACCCTCTCTCCGTTGAGAATTCACTCCATCGGTTATTTGTAAACAAACGACGTACGGAGGAAAATCCCTTGTTAGCAAGTATACAAGTTCCATTATTTAGAAGAAAACAGAATTATCATGACCAAAAGCTAGAAACTCCTTTATTTGTAGGCAAACGAGATGATGATCCTCTTTTTGTAGGCAAACGAGATGATGACCCCTTATTTGTAGGAAAAAGAGGTTATATTAATCAGTTACCTACACATGATTATCTTGACCAGGACATATCAAACAAGCCAGGCGATCCCATATACGAtgataatgtaatatatacaggCAAACCATTCCATGGTGAGCCCTTATTTGGAGGAAAACAATATCCGGATCACACGTTTTTAAACAAACCAGATGATCCCATTATTATAAGCAAACGAGTTCATTATGATTCTGTATCGGCAGGCAAACGACAAAACGATCATCCCTTATTTCCCAGAAAGCGAAATTCAAGATCTGTATACACTAATATACATGAACCGGATCTAATATTTCGTTCTTTACGAAATAACGATACGTTTTTAACGGGAAAACAAAAGCCGGCGTCATTTCCCTCAGCTTTCGTTGCACCATTTTCCAGGGAGACTGTATTTGGTCGTAAAAGAGAGCAGGATCCAATGTTTGTCGGTAAACGTGAGGAAAATCCCATGTTTGTTGGAAAACGAGAGGATGATCCTGTGTTTGTCGGTAAACGAGAAGATCCTATGTTTGTCGGGAAACGGGGGAAAGAACCTATGTTTGTTGGTAAACGTGATGAAGATCCAATGTTTGttggtaaaagagagaaagagcctATGATTGTTGGTAAACGTGAAGATCCAATGTTTATCGGTAAACGGGGGAAAGAGCCTATGTTTGTCGGTAAAAGAAATCCTAGGTTTGTAGGTAAACGAGACGATCCAATGTTTGTGGGTAAACGAGAGAAGAACCCTATGTTTGTCAGGAAACGAGAAGATCCTATGTTTATCGGTAGACGAGAGGAGGATCCAGTGTTTGTCGGTAAACGAGAGGAAGATCCTGTATTCGTTGGCAAACGAGGGGTGGATCCTATGTTCGTGGGTAAACGAGGGGAAGATCCCATGTTTGTCGGTAAAAGAGAAAGTCATATGTTTGTTGGTAAACGAGAGAAAGAGCCTATGTTTGTTGGTAAACGAGAAGATCCGATGTTTGTCGGTAAAAGAAGAGATCCCATGTTTGTTGGTAAGAGAGAAGATCCGATGTTTGTCGGTAAAAGAGAAGATCCTATGTTTGTTGGTAAAAGAGAAGATCCTATGTTTGTCGGTAAAAGAGAAGATCCTAT GTTCATCGGTAAAAGAGAAGACCCCATGTTTGTCGGTAAAAGAGAAGAGCCTATGTTTGTTG GTAAAAGAGAAGATCCCATGTTTGTCGGTAAAAGAGAAGATCCCATGTTTGTCGGTAAAAGAGAAGATCCCATGTTTGTCGGTAAAAGAGAAGATCCAATGTTTATAGGTAAAAGAGAAGATCCTATGTTTGTTGGTAAAAGAGAAGATCCCATGTTCATCGGTAAAAGAGAAGAGCCTATGTTTGTCG GTAAAAGAGAAGATCCTATGTTCATCGGTAAAAGACAAGAACCTATGTTTGTCGGTAAAAGAGAAGATCCCATGTTTGTTGGTAAAAGAGAAGAGCCTATGTTTGTTGGTAAAAGAGAAGATCCCATGTTTGTTGGTAAAAGAGAAGATCCCATGTTTGTCGGTAAAAGAGAAGATCCTATGTTTGTAGGTAAAAGAGAGGATCCTATGTTCATCGGTAAAAGAGAAGACCCCATGTTTGTCG GTAAAAGAGAAGATCCCATGTTCATCGGTAAAAGAGAAGAGCCTATGTTTGTCGGTAAAAGAGAAGATCCCATGTTTGTTGGTAAAAGAGAAGATCCCATGTTCATCGGTAAAAGAGAAGATCCCATGTTTGTCGGTAAAAGAGAAGATCCCATGTTTATAGGTAAAAGAGAAGAGCCTATGTTTGTCGGTAAAAGAGAAAATCCTATGTTTGTTGGTAAAAGAGATGATCCCTTGTTTGACGGTAAAAGAGAAGATCCTATGTTTGTGGGTAAAAGAGAAAACCCTATGTTTGTTG GTAAACGAGAGAAAAATCCTTTGTTCGTTGGCAAACGTGAGCACATCACAGAATTACTCAGTAAAGGAGGGTTTAGTGGGACCCATTCTGGAAATAGACCTTACCAATATGTTATAGGTAAGTCAAAGTACAATCCTGGTCTTGTAAGAAAACGAAAATTGCGCCTTATGAATTTAGTTACACACAACAAAAATTCTCTAAAAGTCGATCATCAAGTATCTAAGGACAAACGGGAGTTAGAATCTGTAACTAGAAATAAACCTATttttagaagaaatgaagaatcTTCTGCAGATAAAATTTCGCGTTCGCGGTCAAATTTTTTACTTGGGATTAAGCGATATCCAGGGCCTTCTTTTGTAAGTAAAACAATTAAATATCCCCAGAGTCGATATACCTTGTTATCAGATAAACGAGATGAGGATCCCTTATTTGTTGGTAAACGAATTGTAGGTAGAAATTACTTAACTGCTAATCGTAAGTTTGCTGCTAAAAGGCGCCAAAAGTTTAAACGTACGGCAGCAAAACCTTCTAATACGATTTCTCTACATAAACGGAACTTCAGCCATACAATGTTAGTAAAACGGTATTTAGGAATTCAAGATCCATCGTCCCCAGTCATAGAGTTACCAAATGCCCATAATCCCTCAAATTCAGTTAAGCCCTCTAAGAAATTAtctaaaaaaaatcttcatatgccgttaaatgttttatatactttACCGATGAAAAGTGATAGCATTAATAATTTTAAAGACACAAATAGAACTGATTATGGAGAACAGAATTCACTAGGGTTGAGTAAAACCGATCTCACATCCAAAGTGATATCGCGAAGATCTTCGTCACAACCCTCTTCACATAAgttcaaagaaggaaaaattaACGCTGTACGTGTTAATAAAGGAAAAATCGAGAACCCGTACGAAAAACATGCTGACACATTGTCACATTCTGGTGATGCCATTGAGAATTCTCAAAGATTAATGAGTTCAACAGCGAAAGAAGACAATCATGGTGATAAAACTGATCTGAGAGACGTTGAAATTCCAGTGCGATGA